A window of the Hypomesus transpacificus isolate Combined female chromosome 8, fHypTra1, whole genome shotgun sequence genome harbors these coding sequences:
- the drd3 gene encoding LOW QUALITY PROTEIN: D(3) dopamine receptor (The sequence of the model RefSeq protein was modified relative to this genomic sequence to represent the inferred CDS: inserted 2 bases in 2 codons): MAMFSGAELFWNESDFCXEEQGNGSASGAGEEEAERNYYAMLYSLLILAIVFGNVLVCLAVLRERSLQTTTNYLVVSXAVADLLVASLVMPWAVYLEVVGGAWLFSRLYCNIFVTLDVMMCTASILNLCAISIDRYTAVTMPVLYNTTHSSRKRVSVMIATVWILAFAVSCPLLFGFNTTDDPTVCSISNPDFVIYSSVVSFYLPFVVTLLVYIRIYVFLRKRRKRITFRQASGKVQPGSTQPSVDTVLQDDTQKEKHDLSPIRLKVECMEPVAPPKPFLLATCLRRKRPRTGPVENSLLPPLDTQNYCSISHASCGPTEQEVERPGGEEGEEGEEGEAKQEERPPVRRSFEVKELSNGRTHTALKPLPRSRSNQPRCRSMHTREKKATKMLAIVLGVFLICWLPFFVTHILNTHCRTCYVPPELYSAFTWLGYVNSALNPVIYTTFNIEFRRAFIKILSC, encoded by the exons ATGGCGATGTTTAGCGGCGCAGAGCTGTTCTGGAATGAGTCGGACTTCT CTGAGGAGCAGGGGAACGGCAGTGCgtcgggggcgggggaggaggaggccgaaCGGAACTACTACGCCATGCTGTACTCGCTGCTCATCCTGGCCATCGTGTTCGGGAATGTGCTGGTGTGCCTGGCCGTGCTGCGAGAACGCTCCCTCCAGACCACCACCAACTACCTGGTGGTGA CTGCCGTGGCTGACCTGCTGGTGGCCTCGCTGGTCATGCCCTGGGCCGTCTacctggag GTGGTTGGTGGGGCCTGGCTCTTCAGCAGGCTGTATTGCAACATCTTTGTCACCCTGGACGTAATGATGTGCACTGCCAGCATCCTCAACCTGTGTGCTATCAGCATTGACAG gTACACTGCGGTGACGATGCCGGTGCTGTACAACACCACCCACAGCTCCAGAAAGAGGGTGTCCGTCATGATCGCCACCGTGTGGATCCTGGCCTTCGCCgtctcctgccccctgctgttTGGCTTCAACACTACAG acgaCCCGACCGTGTGCTCCATCTCTAACCCCGACTTTGTGATCTACTCCTCTGTGGTGTCCTTCTACCTGCCCTTTGTGGTCACCCTGCTGGTCTACATCCGCATCTACGTCttcctgaggaagaggaggaagaggatcacCTTCCGCCAGGCCAGCGGGAAAGTCCAGCCGGGCTCAACCCAGCCGTCTGTG GACACTGTTCTGCAGGATGATACTCAGAAGGAAAAACATGACCTGTCCCCCATCAGGCTCAAAGTG GAGTGCATGGAGCCCGTTGCCCCGCCGAAGCCCTTCCTCCTGGCCACGTGTCTGAGACGCAAGCGGCCGCGTACCGGCCCGGTGGAGAACTCCCTACTGCCCCCGCTGGACACCCAGAACTACTGCAGCATTAGCCACGCCTCCTGCGGCCCCACAGAGCAGGAAGTGGAGCGgcccgggggggaggagggggaggagggggaggagggggaggccaagcaggaggagagacctcCGGTCCGGCGGAGCTTTGAGGTCAAGGAACTGTCCAATGGTCGCACCCACACCGCCCTCAAGCCCCTCCCCCGCTCTCGCTCCAACCAACCACGTTGCAGGAGCATGCACACCAGGGAGAAGAAGGCTACAAAGATGCTGGCCATTGTTCTTG gggtgTTCCTAATCTGCTGGCTCCCTTTCTTCGTGACTCACATCCTGAACACGCACTGCAGGACGTGCTACGTGCCTCCAGAGCTCTACAGCGCCTTCACCTGGCTGGGCTACGTCAACAGCGCCCTCAACCCAGTCATCTACACCACCTTCAACATTGAGTTCCGACGAGCTTTCATCAAGATCCTCAGCTGCTGA